DNA from Leptospira harrisiae:
TGGATATACTGTATTTGGAGGCACGAACGCTCCTTACATTTGGTTAAAAACCCCACGCGGACTGAAATCTTGGGAATTTTTTGACGATCTTCTGGGAAAAGCACAAGTGGTTGGAACTCCTGGATCGGGATTTGGACCTGCCGGAGAAGGGTATTTCCGACTTTCAGCCTTTGGAAAGCGAGAAGATGTGATTTCTGCCATCGAACGAATCCAAAAAATGTAAAATTTAGTCCTGGTTTTTCCCGTAGCTCCGATATATAAAAACAAGGTAGAGCTATGGGAAAATGGAAATTCATCCTCTTTTTTGCAATGGTTGTGGGTCATATCTCACATATCAGCGCAGTATCACCAGAACAGACGAATCTGGGGATTTTAATCTTTGAAAACAAAGAAAACTTAAATTTTATCAACGTCGCTCTGAGTAATTTGGCTCCTTCGCAAGAAGAAACTCAAGCACCGGCGCAACCAGGAGCTGAAACTCCGGCTGTAGATCCTTCCAAAAAGAATTTGGATTTTGATTATTTCAAACTCTTAAAAGCAGCCAACCAATCTGACTTTAGTGGAAACATGTGGTATCTGCAAAGTAACTATGTGTATGGATTTCGCCAGCTCCGCCAAGCCCAAGGGGAATTAAAAAATATTTTTGAAATTGTACTTCAAAAGTATATCGAAGATGCAAGAGCACTCCTCGAAGCCGCAGCTCCTACCATCATTCGTTCCAATGACAATAACGCCAAAGCATTGTTACGTCTTGGTTTTCGTGACCTTCGTTCTTCTGAAGACCTTTATACAACTGGTCTTAATTCCAGCCCACACCAATACCGATACAAACTCACTTTATATAAAGAAGGGATTCTTACCTTACGTCGTGCGAAACGATTTGCTATCCTTGCAATGATTTATAGCAAAACGCCAGACGAGGACAAACCAGAATACCAATACCGTTCCAATGAAGATCTAAAAGATGCTCGTAACGAAGAAAAACAACGTAACTACGAAAAGGTGAGAGATACGATTATTAACTTCGTAGAAAATAAACGTATGGAAAGAACGGTTGTGCCCCCTGGCAATCCAGATGCAAAACCTCTGGATCTTTTAGAACAACATGATGACAACTACGGACTCATCACTTCTAAAAAATTAGACTTACTCATGGAAGCCAATGCTCAAATCAAAGAGACAGAAGGAGCAAGGCGTGAGTCAGTTCCTTCTACTCCGAAGTTTGATGAAAACGGGAAAGCTATCTACCCAGAAGAAAAGAAAAAATAAAATGAAGTGGATTTCAAGTGTTATCATCTTAAGTTTTACGTTGGGGCTTGTGGCAAAAACGACAATGTCCAACCGAGAGCGCAAAAAACAATTAGATGGAAAAATAGCACTTGTACTCGATATCAAAGAACAGTTGAAGTTGGAACCTGATACTGGGAAAACTTCAATTGAATCCATTCGTTCCCAAGTAGAAGAAACTTACCGTACAGGTAACCGAGTCGAAATTGAAAAAACACTTTCGATTGCGGAAGGGGACCTTCTTGTCACACAGCGAAAACTCTGTTTTCCCATGGAAGATTCGGCAAACGGACTCTACCAAAAAGCCATGGGACAATGGATCCTTCTCGAGGGAGAAGATAAAACTGGAACTCGAACTTTGGAGTGGGATACAAAAGAAAAAATCCAAAGATACCTTGTGATGGCAAAAAGTGAAAAAGACCATGCAAAAGAATACTTTTTGTCTGGGAACTACCAACTATCACTTCATACATACAAACGTTCGCTAGTTTACAGTCTTATGTCTTTACGATCGCAAAAAGCAGAGATCCCTGAAGAATACCAATCAGCGGACAATGTTTGGGTCCAACCAATTTGGCTGGGCCTTCATAAACAAAAGCAAACCTCAATCCAAGAAAACTAAAAATTTCGATTTTCACTGATACTAAATTTCAAAGAATGACTGCTTAGTGAAGTTCGAATCACTTTATCGTCATTTTTTGCTGACCAAAGCCACCCACCTTCCTGTCATTTCGGAAGAGGGTGAGTTGTTAGGTCTTCTGTCCAAAGATCGGGTCCACCGTGAGTTATCCGATTTGGGAAGAGAACGAGAAGACTTAGATCAAATTCCATTGGATATTCTCGAAACAGAACTTCACGAAAATCTATTACTCTATTTTAAAGAATCTACTCAGATCCCAGTCATTGGTTTGGATGGGGAAAAAAAAGACAATTGGGACAAACCAAGGTTCCTTGCTTCCTTCACTCGCCTCGATTCTTCCAAGATACGGGATCCCAAACTCGAAGAAATCGAATCCAAACTAGAAAAGAAAAAAGAAAATGCAGACTCTGTGCAGTGGTTTATGGAGTTAATTCTTTCCCATTTTCCTGATGGACTTCTTGCGACTGACGTAAATGGTTCTACAATTTTTTATAATGAAACATTTGAAACCAATATTCTCACCAAATCTTTGTTTCGTGATTCATTGCAGTTAGCTGAAAAATACCTTCACAATCTCAATCGGGAAGTCCTTGCCACTTATTTAAAAGAACATGATTTGAGTTTGGGAAAAGATGCTGATACGAGTGTATTACATACAAACATCACTGAGCTTCGGGCAAACCTTCGTATCATCACTTTAAAAAAAGAAAAGAAGGTGGTTGGGTTTTTATACCATTTTTCTCCTTCTAGTTTTACAAATCTTTCAGGAACAGGGACTTCGGAATTTCCGAATATGGACGAAGCGTTTCGTTCTAAACTTCCTTTGGAATCAGTTTTGGAAGAAATGGAAGCACATTACATTCATAAGTCGCTCGGGAGAAATTCCAATAATATATCTCATACGGCGACAGAACTTGGAGTTCCAAGAACTACCTTACAAAACAGAATTCGTTTTTTAAAACTTTCGGAACGTTTTCAAAATGAAGGCAAAGTAAAGTCCGTAATTCCTAGAAAACGCTCTGAAAAACCCGAAGAAAAACAAAAAAAAGTTTCCGAAATTAAGAAGTCACTCACCAAAAAGAAGCCAAAAACCAGTGAAAAACCGCAGAAATCTTTAAAACCAAAGGCGAAAGCAAAGAAACAGAGTCAAAAACCAACACAAGCAGGGAAAAAGTCGAAAAAAAGACGTTGACGAAAACACTCGGAAAAACAATTTTTTCATTACCGTTTGAGAAAACACCTCCGCACTTCGCTGTTTCCCTTGCATACATAACTTGCACAAATGGTTTCCCGAATTTAATCAAATACCTTAACAAATCAATGTAGAACAATCTATGGCATCACGCAAACAAGAAGAAATCCAAGTTAACCCTCCTGAAGAACCAACTGAATATACGAACGGCATCATGGACCAAGAAGATGGTTCCGAACCACCAAAACAGTTTAAGAAGAAAAAGAATCGATACGAAGGTCCAATTCCTCCTCCGCTTGATTTAGTAGAACTCAAGAAAAAAAACATCAATGAACTAGCCGACCTTGCAAAAGGTTTGGGTGTGGAAAACACTCATGGTCTGAAAAAACAAAACTTGATGTTTGCTCTTCTCCAAGCACAAACCGAAAAAGATGGACAAGTGCATGCAGCAGGAGTTATGGAAAGACTTCCTGATGGATACGGATTCCTTCGGTCGCCTGACTACAATTATGTGCCAGGTCCAGATGATATTTATGTATCACCTTCTCAAATTAAATTGTTTGGTCTTAGAACAGGCGATACCGTAACAGGACTCATCCGACCGCCAAAAGAAGCAGAAAGATTTTTTGCGATGTTACGTGTGGAATCTATCAACGGTTTCCCAGTGGAAGTGGCACAAAAAAGAAATTTATTTGATAACCTAACACCTCTTTATCCAAACGAAAGAATCAATATGGAGTTTGATCCAAGTCATTTGGACACTCGCGTGATTGATCTTATGTGTCCAATTGGGAAAGGACAAAGAGCTCTGATTGTTGCACCACCAAGGACTGGTAAAACAGTCCTTATGCAATCCATTGCCAATGCGATCACAAGAAATCACCCAGAAATTTTTCTTATCGTGTTACTCATCGATGAACGTCCAGAAGAAGTGACCGACATGGCTCGTCATGTAAAGGGTGAGGTTGTGAGTTCCACTTTTGATGAACCTGCACAACGCCACGTCCAAGTAGCGGAGATGGTCATCGAAAAGGCAAAACGACTTGTGGAACACGGAAAGGATGTGGTCATTTTACTCGACTCTATCACAAGGCTTGCACGTGCTTATAACCAAGTGGTTCCTACTTCTGGAAAAATCCTTTCTGGTGGTGTGGACTCCAATGCCCTCCACAAACCAAAACGTTTTTTTGGAGCAGCAAGAAATATCGAAGAGGGTGGCTCACTCACCATCATCGCGACTGCCCTCATTGACACCGGTTCCCGAATGGATGAGGTGATTTTTGAGGAATTTAAGGGAACGGGAAATATGGAAATCCATTTGGACCGAAAACTCGCTGACAAACGAATTTTCCCTGCGATCGACATCAACCGCTCCGGAACCAGGAAGGAAGAACTCCTCCTTCCACAAGATACGCTCACTCGTGTCTTTATCCTCCGAAAAGTACTTTCGCCTATGAGTATCACCGAAAGTATGGAACTATTGATTGAAAAAATGCGTGGAGCGAAGACCAACGACCAATTCCTCGCCAGCATGAATACGAACTAAAAGGGCCACCATGAAAACTGACATCCATCCAAAATACATTTCTGCAAAAATCAAATGCGCTTGTGGTACAGTGATCGATACAAGATCCACTGCCGGTGATATCAGTGTGGAAATTTGTTCCAACTGCCACCCATTCTTTACTGGAAAATCCAAATTATTGGATACTACCGGTCGAGTAGACAAGTTCAAGAAAAAATACAAAATGAAGTAAGAGGCAGTCGCCTTAAGAACCGTCTAAGTCATAACGGGGGAACAACTCATGGCAGTAATGGACTTTGCTCGCTACAAAGAAATCAACGATCAAAGGATGAATTATCGTGAGATGGAAGACGCTACAGTCGTCTCCTATTACCGCAACACCGGTTGCGGAGACGGTTATCGCATCTATTTAAAGTTAAACGACAATTCTGTTGTGGAAGACGCAAGTTACACTACAACAGGGTGCGGGTTTGGAATTGTGGCTCTCGCTATGGCTACTGAGTATGCAAAAGGAAAATCCCTTTTGGAACTTAAAAATCTCACTCCAGAAACCTTAGAAACACTTTTTGAATTTCCAGAAAGAAGAAAGAACTACCCAGAATCAGCAGTGGCTGCATTAAAAAAAGCAGTTGAAGATTATGAGTCAGGACAAGGTGTTCCCAAAGAAAACCGAATCACAAAATCACAAACTATGGAACTCCTCCATAACCAAGGTCATCTTCGCGCTGCGAAGTTATCCAGTGTTATGTTAGAAAAAGAAAAGTTAGATGGTGTGGATTTTTCTGGCGCTGATCTTCACAACGCCTTCCTTCAAAATTCCAGTTTTGTAGGAGCCAACTTCCAAGGTGCAAACCTAAAGGCTTCATTTTTTAACGGTGCCGATCTTAGAAATGCAAACTTTCGAGGTGCTGATTTACGTTTTGCAAAACTTGCTTCTGCCAAAATCGAAGGTGCCGATTTTACTGATGCCATTTATGATATTGGAACCCGAGTGGATCATAGCCAAATGTATATCTTCGATGTCATGAAAAAAGCTGGTAAAGACCTCTATCTAAAAACAGGGGAAGGGGAATGAAGCCAGGCGATAAGGCAAAACTCACCAAACAAACGTTCCTTCATCAAGGGATTTTTATTTTTACTGGATCTACTGTTGAAATTAAAGAAATCCAAGCAGAAAAAGCCATAGTTGTTTATAATGATAAAGAAGGATACCCTCACGATTTAGAGATGAATCTGACGGATTTGGCACCACTTTCGTAAAGCCGATTTTCTTGACACAAATCCAGAGAATCGTAACGTATTGTTAATCCAACTATGTTGATTCTAAGCCACCGTCAGGAAAATCACCTGCTTCTTTCGATCCAAAGGGATGTCCTGATGGAAAACTCAAGAGAGTTTTACCAAGAGTTTGAAAAAGCGATTGATAGTCAGAATTTTGGAAAACTGACCATGGATTTCCACTCAGTAAAGTTTTTGGACTCGAGTGGGATTGGTGCGGTGATCAAAGCATCTTCAGCGCTTCACAATCGCGGAGTCGAAATTTTTGTTACCAATCTAAATAAAAACCTAAACTCCGTGTTTCGACTTTCCGGACTTAACCATATCCTTTCTATCTTAACTTTAGATGAATACCTTTCTAAATTTCCAGAGTTCCAAAAAACTCTAGAGGCATAAGCGTAATGAAACTTTCCAAAATTTTTTCTCTTATTTTATTATCAATCTTCCTTAATTCCTGTGCATCAGGTGTGAAGTCCAGGTCATTGTTATTCCGTAGTAACGAATTTGCCATTTATACAGTCAACCGAGACAAAATTAATTTAAAATCAGAATCATCTGTTCCTAAAACTTTTGCACATCCCGTAGAAATTACAGAAGATAAAATTTTAGATTTACTTGGAAATATTAGATTCCGAGAAGAAAGTTCTTACGGAGACGTAAATCAATATATCTTTGAAGAAAAAGAAATCAAAGAGTTTGCTATGGATCTGGCTGACGGATTACAAAAGCTGAAACCAGACCAACTACTACTTGTTATCTCTAAATACAATCCAGTGAAGTCTGTGGTTTCTCATTATTCCCGTACAGGTTTTTATATTTGGTCGTCAGAAACTTCCATTGAGATTTTATTTGGAGAACTTCAGAAAGAAATCACATATGATGAACAAGGGAATTATTATGATTGGTCTAATATCCCTGACATTCCTTTTGAACATTTTCCAGCATCTACATACATTTTACAAGGTTCAGGATTTTCCTTTAAAAAGGTTTCTGGATTCCGTAATAAACATTGGTTAGTTTTTGATAAAGCTGATTTGGCTAAATTGAAATTTGAAAAAAGAAAGAAAACAATTGTTCCTGAAGTGACAAACTCTGTTGATGCAGATCTTAAACCAGAAAAAAGAATTTCACGTGATGAAGAAGAAGGGATCATCAACGGAGAATAAACGATAAATCTTCGTATTTAGTCTTCTTTTCGAATGACGGTTCTTTCTGTTTGAATGCTGCCGTCGGTTCCCAGGTAAAAATGTGTTTTCCCAACTAAGGAATTGATTCCTAAACGATAGTTTTTCCCAGCTCCAAAACTTAAATCCACACCCGGATAAACTTCTCTTTCTACATCCACAAAGGCATCTGGATTTGGTTCATAAGAACCAAGTGCAGTTTCAAACTGTTTGGATTCAGTTTCTAAAACTTTGGTAAACTTATCGTTTGCCTCTTTTAGTTTGGCAATACTTTCTTTTTCTTCTTTGTTTAGTTCTTTTTTCTGACTTTTTTCCACTAGTTTAGTGAGTGTTAGCTGGACTTTATGTAAGGTGATTTCTTTTTCTGCGATTTCTTTTTTCATTCGGTTGAGTTCATCGAGTAATTCTGGTGGAGTCCCTATGGCAACCTTGGTTTTGGTTTCCACCACAGCACCAAGTTTGGAGCAGGTAAGAGAATTTCCCGCAATCAAAGTTCCTCCAATTACCTCTCCTCTTCCTCCCATGACACGAATCAAATCTTTGGCAGAAATTTCAGAATGCATCACAGCTTCTTCCACAAAGATACTTCCTTGAGCAGTAAGTTTTCCTTGTTCTACAAATTTAGCATAAATGTTTCCATCTGATTCGATATAACCTTCTCCGCGTCCCATAAACCCACCAGAGAGAACAATATCACCTTTGGCTTTTAGAAATGCCTTACCTACGGAATTTCGAATGATGATACTTCCATTTGTGGTTAACGAAAATCCATCTCCAATTTTATCTTCTACGATGATGGTTCCTGGAAAATCGATATTCCCTGTGGAATAATCGACTGCTTCTAATTGGATCACTTCATCCACTTTGATTTCCCAGGCGGCAGATAAAACTGGCCGGCCAGCAATTTTGGCGTACAGTTTGTCCTCCTTTAGTTCAACATTGGGACCAAGATTCCAATCCACTGATTTTTCTTCTGGGTAAGGGATGATGGTTCCATTCACAGTTTTTCCAAATTCACCTTTTTTTGGCGGAATTCTTTCTGCAATGAGATCTCCCGGTTTTACTGATTGGATGACTCCAATATTTTTATAATCAATCCGACCATGTTCATCTTCTTCCAGTTGGGGTTTGTTGTCCGAACGAAAGTATATTTTGATTTGTCCATCTTTGCCTGGAACGGGTGGGTAACCTTTGGCAATCGTATAAGGAACAAAAAAGTTTGGGTTTTTGATTTGGTTTTGGATGACAACATCAATGATCCCAACGGAAATACCCACCGAGGCAATTTGTTCACGTAACTGGTATTCGGTGAGAAGGTCGCCTCCATGTTTGGGTGGATGTAGAACCATTTTGGCTTCCATATGATCTTCGGAAATAGTAATGTCAGCATAAGAACTAGTAGGATCTCCCTTTGACCAGGTTCCAATTTCAACTGGTTTGTTTTCTGCTAAAACAACTGCTCTTTTGATTTGTTCCTGGTTGTAACCTTCTACTCCAAAAAGTTGCACCCTTGCCAAAACATCCTTGTAATCGACTTTTTTTCCTTTGGCACCAGGTTTTGTGATTTTTAGAACTGCTTTACCACCGGAATTTTCGATCTGGAAATAACCGTTTTCAGAAGCTTCTAAATCTTGGAGGATACGATCGGTATAAGAGTCTGGGCCGGGCATTTAATTGTATTCTAATAAGTGAGAAACGACATCTTCTTCTCCATCCACTTTTAATTCTAACTTTGGAGTCATGGAGTCGATTGTATTAATTAGAGTCAGCACTTCTTCAAATTGACAAGAAATAATTCGGGATAAGTCAATATATGCGGAACGAAAGTATAAATCTAAAGCATTTACCAAATGGAAGTATTCACTAAAATCTCCACGGTCTGTATAGAGTATAGGGGTCTTTGCATAATAACATTCAGCTAAAATTCCGTATCCTGGTTTTGTACAAACATAATCTGCAGCTGCAACCAAGTCCGGATAATGTGATACTTCCGGTACTAAAATATCTTCTGTCTGGATTCCCGGAACTCCGTATGCCACAAGTTGGATGGACTTTGGAAGATTTTCTGTTTGTAGTTTGGTTCCTTCCAAACCATAGGCGCCAAAAGATAATAGGATGTATGTGGTATCGTCTTTCATTCCAAACTTTTGTCTGGCTTGTTTTTTCGAAAGGGTTGGTTTTCTTCCCACAAGACCAATATTAGTTTGTTCAAGAAAAGGCGGCATAGGACAAAAAAACGGTAGTACCAATGCTTCCGTTGCAAACCCATATTCCACCTGCAGTTGTTCGCTGAGAGTCCCAAAATAAGAATCACCTTTTGCGTAATTTTGATAAATAAAATCCCAAGTAAAATTTCCAATAAATACACTTGGAATTCCTGTTTCCAGGGCAATGGTAATAGGAAAAGAAGAACTGTCTGTTAGGATCAAACCTATTTTGTTTTTTTTGCAGTATTCTGTTTCTTCTTTTAGAAGTTTTGATTTCTTTTTTTCGAAGTCGATGAGTTCTTCTTTTGTGGTTTGTAAATCAATGGAGAGTGAGTTTTTTTGAGAAACTCCTACATCCAGTTTTAAATTTTTTGTGATGAGTTTTGGGTGGGTAAATTCTAAAAATGAAATTCTGGTACTAACTAAATGAATTTCTTCAATGAAATCCTCTTTTAGTAGGCGCCTTATGATATTTGCAGAACGACTGATATGGCCGAATCCGTGGCCTGAAATATAAAAATATAGTTTCATTGGCTTCTTTGTCTAATGGATTCATACAATACAATTCCACAAGACATGGCTAGGTTTAAAGAATCGGCTTCTCCGAGCATGGGTAAGTGGAGTGTGTCATCAGAAAGATTTTTTGCTTCAACACTCAATCCATACTGTTCACTTCCAAAAAGAAATACTGATTTTTCTTTCATATTGATGGAGGTATAAAGAGTTTTTCCTTCGGGAGTGACCGCATAACGTTTGTAACCTTTGCCTTTGAATTCTTTAAGAACTTCCTGTAAATCTCCAATATAAACTGGTAGAGTGAAAATGGTTCCTGTACTTGCCCGCACCACATTCGGATTAAAAAGATCAATTCGTGGATCGGTGACAATCACAAGGCCAACACCCGCACCTTCTGCCGTTCGAAGGATGGTTCCTAGGTTCCCCGGTTTTTCCACTCCTTCGATGATAAGGATGGGATTGGTATTCATGGACTTTATTTTCTCCCAAGGGACATGGGCATCGGGAGTTTCTGCTACTGCGATGAGGCCATCTGGCCGATCCCTATAAGAAATTTTTTCAAAAATTTTACGGGGAAGTTCAAAGATGGGACAATGGATTGACTTAATGAGAGCCTCT
Protein-coding regions in this window:
- the rho gene encoding transcription termination factor Rho; this encodes MASRKQEEIQVNPPEEPTEYTNGIMDQEDGSEPPKQFKKKKNRYEGPIPPPLDLVELKKKNINELADLAKGLGVENTHGLKKQNLMFALLQAQTEKDGQVHAAGVMERLPDGYGFLRSPDYNYVPGPDDIYVSPSQIKLFGLRTGDTVTGLIRPPKEAERFFAMLRVESINGFPVEVAQKRNLFDNLTPLYPNERINMEFDPSHLDTRVIDLMCPIGKGQRALIVAPPRTGKTVLMQSIANAITRNHPEIFLIVLLIDERPEEVTDMARHVKGEVVSSTFDEPAQRHVQVAEMVIEKAKRLVEHGKDVVILLDSITRLARAYNQVVPTSGKILSGGVDSNALHKPKRFFGAARNIEEGGSLTIIATALIDTGSRMDEVIFEEFKGTGNMEIHLDRKLADKRIFPAIDINRSGTRKEELLLPQDTLTRVFILRKVLSPMSITESMELLIEKMRGAKTNDQFLASMNTN
- a CDS encoding adhesin OmpL37 family surface protein, whose amino-acid sequence is MGKWKFILFFAMVVGHISHISAVSPEQTNLGILIFENKENLNFINVALSNLAPSQEETQAPAQPGAETPAVDPSKKNLDFDYFKLLKAANQSDFSGNMWYLQSNYVYGFRQLRQAQGELKNIFEIVLQKYIEDARALLEAAAPTIIRSNDNNAKALLRLGFRDLRSSEDLYTTGLNSSPHQYRYKLTLYKEGILTLRRAKRFAILAMIYSKTPDEDKPEYQYRSNEDLKDARNEEKQRNYEKVRDTIINFVENKRMERTVVPPGNPDAKPLDLLEQHDDNYGLITSKKLDLLMEANAQIKETEGARRESVPSTPKFDENGKAIYPEEKKK
- a CDS encoding TrmH family RNA methyltransferase, with the translated sequence MPNRRQYITSFSNPKVKWVAGLKEKRNRDEEKKFFIEGYREIKKAITSNPNSSIPCLPVNITSLFISPECFLGENEEALIKSIHCPIFELPRKIFEKISYRDRPDGLIAVAETPDAHVPWEKIKSMNTNPILIIEGVEKPGNLGTILRTAEGAGVGLVIVTDPRIDLFNPNVVRASTGTIFTLPVYIGDLQEVLKEFKGKGYKRYAVTPEGKTLYTSINMKEKSVFLFGSEQYGLSVEAKNLSDDTLHLPMLGEADSLNLAMSCGIVLYESIRQRSQ
- a CDS encoding DUF342 domain-containing protein; translated protein: MPGPDSYTDRILQDLEASENGYFQIENSGGKAVLKITKPGAKGKKVDYKDVLARVQLFGVEGYNQEQIKRAVVLAENKPVEIGTWSKGDPTSSYADITISEDHMEAKMVLHPPKHGGDLLTEYQLREQIASVGISVGIIDVVIQNQIKNPNFFVPYTIAKGYPPVPGKDGQIKIYFRSDNKPQLEEDEHGRIDYKNIGVIQSVKPGDLIAERIPPKKGEFGKTVNGTIIPYPEEKSVDWNLGPNVELKEDKLYAKIAGRPVLSAAWEIKVDEVIQLEAVDYSTGNIDFPGTIIVEDKIGDGFSLTTNGSIIIRNSVGKAFLKAKGDIVLSGGFMGRGEGYIESDGNIYAKFVEQGKLTAQGSIFVEEAVMHSEISAKDLIRVMGGRGEVIGGTLIAGNSLTCSKLGAVVETKTKVAIGTPPELLDELNRMKKEIAEKEITLHKVQLTLTKLVEKSQKKELNKEEKESIAKLKEANDKFTKVLETESKQFETALGSYEPNPDAFVDVEREVYPGVDLSFGAGKNYRLGINSLVGKTHFYLGTDGSIQTERTVIRKED
- a CDS encoding glycosyl transferase — protein: MKLYFYISGHGFGHISRSANIIRRLLKEDFIEEIHLVSTRISFLEFTHPKLITKNLKLDVGVSQKNSLSIDLQTTKEELIDFEKKKSKLLKEETEYCKKNKIGLILTDSSSFPITIALETGIPSVFIGNFTWDFIYQNYAKGDSYFGTLSEQLQVEYGFATEALVLPFFCPMPPFLEQTNIGLVGRKPTLSKKQARQKFGMKDDTTYILLSFGAYGLEGTKLQTENLPKSIQLVAYGVPGIQTEDILVPEVSHYPDLVAAADYVCTKPGYGILAECYYAKTPILYTDRGDFSEYFHLVNALDLYFRSAYIDLSRIISCQFEEVLTLINTIDSMTPKLELKVDGEEDVVSHLLEYN
- a CDS encoding pentapeptide repeat-containing protein — protein: MAVMDFARYKEINDQRMNYREMEDATVVSYYRNTGCGDGYRIYLKLNDNSVVEDASYTTTGCGFGIVALAMATEYAKGKSLLELKNLTPETLETLFEFPERRKNYPESAVAALKKAVEDYESGQGVPKENRITKSQTMELLHNQGHLRAAKLSSVMLEKEKLDGVDFSGADLHNAFLQNSSFVGANFQGANLKASFFNGADLRNANFRGADLRFAKLASAKIEGADFTDAIYDIGTRVDHSQMYIFDVMKKAGKDLYLKTGEGE
- the rpmE gene encoding 50S ribosomal protein L31, which produces MKTDIHPKYISAKIKCACGTVIDTRSTAGDISVEICSNCHPFFTGKSKLLDTTGRVDKFKKKYKMK
- a CDS encoding STAS domain-containing protein translates to MENSREFYQEFEKAIDSQNFGKLTMDFHSVKFLDSSGIGAVIKASSALHNRGVEIFVTNLNKNLNSVFRLSGLNHILSILTLDEYLSKFPEFQKTLEA
- a CDS encoding LA_1326/LA_4305 family lipoprotein — its product is MKLSKIFSLILLSIFLNSCASGVKSRSLLFRSNEFAIYTVNRDKINLKSESSVPKTFAHPVEITEDKILDLLGNIRFREESSYGDVNQYIFEEKEIKEFAMDLADGLQKLKPDQLLLVISKYNPVKSVVSHYSRTGFYIWSSETSIEILFGELQKEITYDEQGNYYDWSNIPDIPFEHFPASTYILQGSGFSFKKVSGFRNKHWLVFDKADLAKLKFEKRKKTIVPEVTNSVDADLKPEKRISRDEEEGIINGE
- a CDS encoding helix-turn-helix domain-containing protein is translated as MKFESLYRHFLLTKATHLPVISEEGELLGLLSKDRVHRELSDLGREREDLDQIPLDILETELHENLLLYFKESTQIPVIGLDGEKKDNWDKPRFLASFTRLDSSKIRDPKLEEIESKLEKKKENADSVQWFMELILSHFPDGLLATDVNGSTIFYNETFETNILTKSLFRDSLQLAEKYLHNLNREVLATYLKEHDLSLGKDADTSVLHTNITELRANLRIITLKKEKKVVGFLYHFSPSSFTNLSGTGTSEFPNMDEAFRSKLPLESVLEEMEAHYIHKSLGRNSNNISHTATELGVPRTTLQNRIRFLKLSERFQNEGKVKSVIPRKRSEKPEEKQKKVSEIKKSLTKKKPKTSEKPQKSLKPKAKAKKQSQKPTQAGKKSKKRR